The Streptomyces tendae DNA segment GCGACCACGGCACCGGTCTGGTCGTGACCGCCGGCGCGCTGCTGATCCTCAGCGTGCTCATGTCCGTCCTGCTGCTCGTCCCGATCAACGACCGCGTCAAGACGTGGACCCCCGAGAACCGGCCGGCCGACTGGAAGCAGCAGCAGAACCGCTGGGGCCGCTACCACTACGGCCGCCTGGCCGTCATCACCACCGCCTTCACCCTGCTGGCCGTAGCCCGCGGCTGAGGCGCGTGCAGCAGCGGGTACTGACACGGAATGGGGGCTTGGAGTGGGGCCGGGTCGTGATCCGGCCATGGGGGACGGATCATTCGGCGCCGCCGTCACACCAAACCGCCGCAGCGGGCGCGGTGGTGGGCCGGATAAAACGATGGCGGGGCGTCGTCCGGGCGCTTAGTGTGTGCCGTGTCGGCAAGGCGCCCCGTGGGCGCTGTTCGTGACGAGGTTCGTGGGAGGTGTGACCGATGGCTGTCTCCGTGATGGGCGCTGCCCGCATTCAGTCGTTCGATTCGTTCACCTCCGTGGCCTCCGGCTGACCTCACCTCTTCCCGCGCGTCCGTGAACGCGCGCTGCCGGGGCCGCCCTTCGAAGGGTTCCCCTTGAATCTCTCCTCTCTTTCCGCTGCGTCGCACCCGCTCGCTCCCTACGGCTGGGACGAGAAGTGGGAGGCCGCGTTCGCTCCGTACGCCGCGCAGGGGCTGGTGCCGGCCGGGTGCTCCGGGTCGACCGGGGCTGTGCGACATGGCCACCCGGACGGCGTGATCCGCGCCGACACCGAGTACGTCGTCCCCCGCGACCCGATGAAGGTCGTCTGCACGGGCGACTGGGCCGCCGTCGACCCCGAGGGCGCCCGCCCCCGCTACGTACGCACGCTGCTGCCGCGCCGCACGGCGTTCGTGCGGTCCACCTCGTCCAAGCGGTCCGAGGGACAGATCCTCGCCGCCAACGTCGACCACGCGGTCGTCGCCGTCTCCCTCGCCGTGGAACTCGACCTCGCCCGCATCGAGCGGTTCCTCGCGCTGGCGTGGGAGTCCGGGGCGCAGCCGGTCGTGGTGCTCACCAAGGCCGACTTCGTGCCGGACGCGGTGACCCGCTCCCACCTCGTGCGGGACGTGGAGACCAGCGCGCCGGGCGTGCCCGTCCTCACCGTCAGCGCCCAGGACGGGGAAGGGCTCGACGTGCTCGCCGCGGTCGTGGCCGGCGGGACCTCGGTCCTGCTCGGGCAGTCCGGCGCGGGCAAGTCCACCCTGGCCAACGCCCTTCTCGGCGAGGACGTCATGGACGTCCAGGCCACCCGGGACGTCGACGGCAAGGGCCGCCACACCACCACGACCCGCAACCTGCTGACACTGCCGGCGGGGAGTCCTCATCGACACCCCGGCCTGCGCGGCGTCGGCCTGTGGGACGCCGGCACCGGCGTCGGGCAGGTGTTCTCCGAGATCCAGGACCTCGCGAAGAACTGCCGGTTCCACGACTGCGCCCACGAGAGTGAGCCCGGCTGCGCCGTCCTCGACGCCGTCGAGACCGGCGAGCTGCCGCAGCGCCGCCTGGACAGCTACCGCAAGCTGCTCCGGGAGAACCAGTACATCGTCGCCAAGACCGACGCCCGGCTCCGCGCGGAGATCCGCAAGGACTGGAAGCGCAAGGGTGCCATCGGCAAGGCGGCGATGGAGGCCAAGCGGGGCCGGTTCCGGTGAGCGGCCGGTGGGGGAATGCCGCGGCCGTGAGCAGGGCGTGGCCGTAGGCAGGGCTGCGACTGCGTACTGGTCGTAGCCGTTCCGCCGGAAGCCCGGGAGGGCCCCGGCGGAACGGTCAGCCCGAGCTCCGCAGCTCCAGGATGTACGTCGCCGTCAGTGCCACCGTCCGGTCCGGGTCCCCGGTCAGGGACGTCAGCGTCTCCGAGGCCGCCCGGCCCGGGATCTCGGCGAGCGCCTGCGTCAGCCGGCGGCGCGCGGAGGAGTCCAGCGCGCCGTCGGCCAGGCGGCCGGCCAGGGCCGTGACGACACGGTCCGCCACGGCCGCGTCGCCCGCCAGGGTGCTCAGCGCGTCGGCCGCGTCGACGTCGTTCGCCTCCTCGACCACCATGCCGAGGAGTTCCGGCACCGCGTCGGCCACGCCGCGCGCCCCGAGTTCCAGAGCGGCGGTCCGGCGTACGGCCGTGTCCGCGTCCCCGAGGGCGTCCCGCAGCAGCGCCGTCGCCCGGTCGCCCGGGATCTCCGCCAGGCACCGTACAGCCCGCCCGCGCACCTCCGGCGCCGCCGACTCCAGACCGGCCGCCAGCAGCTCGGGCCCTCGCTCGCCCGTCTGCGCCAGCGCCCACCGCAGCGCCCCGGCGACATGCGGGTCCGCCTCGCTCAGCACCGCCTCCACCAGTGCCTCCACCGGCACCTGTGCCGCGTCCACCGACGACAGCGCCGCCCGTTGCCGCATGCCGGCGTCCCCCGACCGC contains these protein-coding regions:
- a CDS encoding DUF1772 domain-containing protein, which gives rise to MLSTLEVVTVVVVGLMVGVEFSVAFVMNRIFDALPEDSTQLAHSHGGRMLGAVMPFWYIGSVVLAALWAVAGWSDHGTGLVVTAGALLILSVLMSVLLLVPINDRVKTWTPENRPADWKQQQNRWGRYHYGRLAVITTAFTLLAVARG
- a CDS encoding HEAT repeat domain-containing protein is translated as MLIGEVARRSGVSPRMLRHYESLGLVRPTGRTTAGYRAYTEEDIRRIFHVESLRSLGLSLRDVGRALDDPGFTPSGLVADLARRTRERIARETELLTRLRRIDAAEPADWQDVLQVVALLRNLRSGDAGMRQRAALSSVDAAQVPVEALVEAVLSEADPHVAGALRWALAQTGERGPELLAAGLESAAPEVRGRAVRCLAEIPGDRATALLRDALGDADTAVRRTAALELGARGVADAVPELLGMVVEEANDVDAADALSTLAGDAAVADRVVTALAGRLADGALDSSARRRLTQALAEIPGRAASETLTSLTGDPDRTVALTATYILELRSSG